The Streptomyces griseiscabiei genome includes a window with the following:
- the sucD gene encoding succinate--CoA ligase subunit alpha — MAIFLNKDSKVIVQGMTGATGMKHTKLMLADGTNIVGGVNPRKAGTSVDVDGTEIPVFGTVAEAIEKTGANVSVLFVPPAFAKSAVVEAIDAEIPLAVVITEGIAVHDSAAFYAYAVSQGNKTRIIGPNCPGLITPGQSNAGIIPGDITKPGRIGLVSKSGTLTYQMMYELRDIGFSSAVGIGGDPVIGTTHIDALAAFEADPDTDLIVMIGEIGGDAEERAADFIKANVKKPVVGYVAGFTAPEGKTMGHAGAIVSGSSGTAAAKKEALEAAGVKVGKTPTETAKLAREILNG; from the coding sequence ATGGCTATCTTCCTGAACAAGGACAGCAAGGTCATCGTCCAGGGCATGACCGGTGCCACGGGCATGAAGCACACCAAGCTCATGCTGGCCGACGGCACGAACATCGTCGGTGGCGTGAACCCCCGCAAGGCGGGCACGTCCGTCGACGTCGACGGCACCGAGATCCCGGTCTTCGGCACCGTCGCCGAGGCGATCGAGAAGACGGGCGCCAACGTGTCCGTCCTCTTCGTACCGCCGGCCTTCGCGAAGTCCGCCGTCGTCGAGGCCATCGACGCCGAGATCCCGCTCGCGGTCGTCATCACCGAGGGCATCGCGGTCCACGACTCGGCCGCGTTCTACGCGTACGCCGTGTCGCAGGGCAACAAGACCCGGATCATCGGCCCGAACTGCCCCGGTCTCATCACCCCGGGTCAGTCGAACGCCGGCATCATCCCGGGCGACATCACCAAGCCGGGCCGCATCGGTCTGGTCTCGAAGTCCGGCACGCTGACGTACCAGATGATGTACGAGCTCCGTGACATCGGCTTCTCCTCGGCCGTCGGCATCGGTGGCGACCCGGTCATCGGTACGACGCACATCGACGCGCTCGCCGCGTTCGAGGCCGACCCCGACACCGACCTGATCGTGATGATCGGTGAGATCGGTGGCGACGCGGAGGAGCGCGCGGCCGACTTCATCAAGGCCAACGTGAAGAAGCCGGTCGTCGGCTACGTCGCCGGCTTCACGGCGCCCGAGGGCAAGACCATGGGCCACGCCGGCGCCATCGTCTCCGGCTCCTCCGGTACGGCCGCCGCGAAGAAGGAGGCCCTGGAGGCCGCCGGCGTCAAGGTGGGCAAGACGCCCACCGAGACGGCGAAGCTCGCGCGCGAGATCCTCAACGGCTGA
- a CDS encoding VWA domain-containing protein: protein MTTGADADADAGAGKDAADERLRRWRLVLGGDAADGTGCALGGRDAAMDQALGALYGDGKGKGDKPRAGQGRSAGLGASAPSVARWLGDIRTYFPSSVVQVMQRDAIDRLGLSALLLEPEMLEAVEADVHLVGTLLSLNKAMPETTKETARAVVRKVVEDLEKRLATRTRATLTGALDRSARVSRPRHHDIDWNRTIAANLKNYLPEYRTVVPERLIGYGRASQSVKKEVVLCVDQSGSMAASVVYASVFGAVLASMRSISTRLVVFDTAVVDLTDQLDDPVDVLFGTQLGGGTDINRALAYCQSRITRPADTVVVLISDLYEGGIRDEMLKRVAAMKASGTQFVTLLALSDEGAPAYDREHAAALAALGAPAFACTPDLFPEVMAAAIEKRPLPIPDRV from the coding sequence ATGACGACGGGAGCGGACGCGGACGCGGACGCGGGCGCGGGCAAGGACGCGGCCGACGAGCGGTTGCGGCGCTGGCGGCTCGTGCTGGGCGGGGACGCGGCCGACGGCACGGGGTGCGCGCTGGGCGGGCGGGACGCGGCGATGGACCAGGCGCTGGGCGCGCTGTACGGGGACGGCAAGGGGAAGGGGGACAAGCCGCGGGCGGGGCAGGGCCGTTCGGCGGGGCTGGGGGCGTCGGCACCGTCGGTGGCCCGGTGGCTGGGTGACATCCGGACGTACTTCCCGTCCTCCGTCGTCCAGGTCATGCAGCGGGACGCCATCGACCGGCTGGGACTGTCCGCGCTGCTCCTCGAACCGGAGATGCTGGAGGCGGTGGAGGCCGACGTCCATCTCGTCGGCACGCTCCTCTCCCTCAACAAGGCCATGCCGGAGACGACGAAGGAGACCGCGCGGGCCGTCGTGCGCAAGGTCGTCGAGGATCTGGAGAAGCGGCTCGCGACCCGTACCCGGGCCACCCTCACCGGCGCCCTCGACCGCAGCGCCCGCGTCAGCAGGCCGCGCCACCACGACATCGACTGGAACCGCACGATCGCGGCCAACCTCAAGAACTATCTGCCGGAGTACCGGACGGTCGTACCCGAGCGGCTCATCGGATACGGGCGGGCCTCGCAGTCGGTGAAGAAGGAGGTCGTCCTCTGTGTCGACCAGTCGGGGTCGATGGCGGCGTCCGTCGTCTACGCGTCCGTGTTCGGGGCGGTGCTGGCGTCCATGCGGTCCATCAGCACCCGGCTCGTCGTCTTCGACACGGCCGTCGTCGACCTCACCGATCAGCTCGACGACCCGGTCGACGTCCTCTTCGGCACCCAGCTCGGCGGCGGCACCGACATCAACCGGGCGCTCGCGTACTGCCAGTCGCGCATCACCCGGCCCGCGGACACGGTGGTCGTGCTGATCAGCGACCTCTACGAGGGCGGGATACGGGACGAGATGCTGAAGCGGGTGGCGGCGATGAAGGCCTCGGGGACGCAGTTCGTGACCCTGCTGGCGCTCTCCGACGAAGGGGCGCCGGCGTACGACCGCGAGCACGCGGCGGCCCTCGCGGCGCTCGGCGCACCGGCGTTCGCCTGCACGCCCGACCTGTTCCCGGAGGTGATGGCCGCGGCGATCGAGAAGCGGCCGTTGCCGATACCCGACCGGGTGTGA
- a CDS encoding SWIM zinc finger family protein: MTQQGVRWTAEQVLALAPDAASRKAGSKLAVARPWSSAGSSDEGTVWGLCKGSGSKPYQTIIDVADSSRPAYNCSCPSRKFPCKHALGLLLLWSGDDTAVPSGPVPDWAEQWLSGRRTRAAARTTRTDAASGATSADPEAARRRAERRADRITAGAAELEQRLTDLFRGGLAAAEQAGYGLWEETAARMVDAQAPGLAARVRELGAIPGSGPGWPVRLLEECALLHLLDQGWLRRDLLPDGLAATVRSRIGLSGSPDGPPVRDRWLTLAQYDTSDSHLTTRRVWLYGTGSGRTALLLSYGAAGRAPELSLPVGLAFEAEVSAYPGAGQPRAALGERFTAPEPTAARPPGITPAEAAARYGTALRDDPWLDSFPVTLTRVVPTPDGDSWQLADADGDLALPLTPSARSRPGLWRLLALSGGTPVTVFGECGHRGFTPLTAWAEAPAGAGGQAVTLC, encoded by the coding sequence ATGACTCAGCAGGGGGTGCGCTGGACGGCTGAGCAGGTGCTGGCATTGGCACCTGACGCAGCGTCGCGCAAAGCCGGAAGCAAACTCGCCGTGGCAAGGCCGTGGTCGAGTGCTGGCAGTTCGGACGAGGGGACGGTGTGGGGACTGTGCAAAGGAAGTGGCAGCAAGCCGTATCAGACGATCATCGACGTGGCGGACTCCTCCAGGCCCGCCTACAACTGCAGTTGTCCGAGCAGGAAGTTCCCGTGCAAGCATGCGCTGGGGCTGCTCCTGCTCTGGTCGGGCGACGACACCGCGGTGCCTTCAGGACCGGTGCCGGACTGGGCGGAGCAGTGGCTGTCAGGCCGCCGCACGCGCGCAGCGGCGAGGACGACGAGGACGGACGCGGCATCTGGGGCCACGTCCGCTGATCCCGAGGCGGCGCGCCGGCGAGCGGAGCGGCGCGCCGACCGGATCACCGCGGGCGCGGCGGAGCTCGAACAGCGTCTGACCGACCTGTTCCGCGGCGGCCTGGCCGCCGCGGAACAGGCGGGGTACGGGCTGTGGGAGGAGACGGCGGCCCGGATGGTCGACGCCCAGGCCCCCGGACTGGCGGCGCGGGTGCGGGAGTTGGGCGCGATACCCGGCTCCGGCCCGGGCTGGCCGGTCCGTCTCCTGGAGGAGTGCGCGCTGCTCCATCTCCTAGACCAGGGCTGGCTGCGCCGCGATCTGCTCCCGGACGGCCTCGCGGCCACGGTCCGTTCCCGGATCGGTCTGTCCGGCTCCCCGGACGGCCCGCCGGTCCGCGACCGCTGGCTCACGCTGGCCCAGTACGACACGTCCGACTCCCACCTCACCACCCGCCGCGTCTGGCTGTACGGCACCGGATCGGGCCGTACGGCGCTGCTCCTCTCCTATGGAGCCGCCGGCCGCGCCCCCGAGCTGTCGCTGCCGGTCGGGCTGGCGTTCGAGGCCGAGGTGTCGGCCTACCCGGGCGCGGGACAGCCGCGCGCGGCCCTCGGCGAGCGCTTCACCGCGCCCGAGCCCACCGCCGCGAGACCGCCGGGGATCACTCCGGCCGAGGCCGCCGCCCGCTACGGCACGGCCCTGCGGGACGACCCCTGGCTGGACTCCTTCCCGGTCACCCTCACCCGCGTCGTCCCCACCCCGGACGGCGACTCCTGGCAACTGGCCGACGCCGACGGCGACCTGGCCCTCCCCCTCACCCCCTCCGCCCGCTCCCGCCCCGGCCTGTGGCGCCTCCTGGCCCTCTCCGGCGGCACACCGGTCACGGTCTTCGGCGAGTGCGGCCACCGCGGCTTCACACCGCTGACGGCGTGGGCGGAGGCGCCGGCGGGGGCCGGCGGACAGGCGGTGACGCTGTGCTGA
- a CDS encoding ATP-binding protein, producing the protein MPASAGTTTVDPSHNQSAPANGYAGSESARTGGEVLRAHAEHAFAEELSALAAQDDRPRPARWKLSPWAVATYLLGGTLPDGTVITPKYVGPRRIVEVAVTTLATDRALLLLGVPGTAKTWVSEHLAAAVSGDSTLLVQGTAGTPEEAIRYGWNYARLLAHGPSRDALVPSPVMRAMAEGMTARVEELTRIPADVQDTLITILSEKTLPIPELGQETQAVRGFNLIATANDRDRGVNDLSSALRRRFNTVVLPLPESADAEVDIVSRRVDQIGRSLDLPAVPDGVDEIRRVVTVFRELRDGVTTDGRTKLKSPSGTLSTAEAISVVTGGLALAAHFGDGVLRASDVAAGILGAVVRDPAADRVVWQEYLEAVVRERDGWTDFYRACREASA; encoded by the coding sequence ATGCCTGCGTCTGCTGGAACGACCACTGTCGACCCGAGCCACAACCAGTCCGCGCCCGCGAACGGGTATGCGGGCAGTGAGAGCGCGCGCACGGGCGGTGAAGTGCTGCGGGCGCACGCCGAGCACGCCTTCGCCGAGGAACTGTCCGCGCTCGCCGCCCAGGACGACCGGCCCCGGCCGGCCCGCTGGAAGCTCTCGCCGTGGGCCGTCGCCACCTATCTGCTCGGCGGGACGCTCCCCGACGGCACGGTGATCACCCCGAAGTACGTCGGGCCGCGCCGCATCGTCGAGGTCGCCGTCACCACCCTCGCCACCGACCGTGCCCTGCTGCTGCTCGGTGTGCCGGGCACCGCCAAGACCTGGGTGTCCGAGCACCTCGCGGCGGCCGTCAGCGGCGACTCCACGCTGCTCGTGCAGGGCACGGCGGGCACCCCGGAGGAGGCGATCCGCTACGGGTGGAACTACGCGCGGCTGCTCGCCCACGGTCCCAGCCGTGACGCGCTCGTGCCCAGCCCCGTCATGCGGGCCATGGCGGAGGGCATGACGGCCCGCGTCGAGGAGCTGACCCGCATCCCGGCCGACGTCCAGGACACACTGATCACGATCCTGTCCGAGAAGACGCTGCCGATACCGGAGTTGGGGCAGGAGACCCAGGCGGTCCGCGGCTTCAACCTCATCGCCACGGCCAACGACCGCGACCGCGGGGTGAACGACCTGTCGAGCGCGCTGCGCCGCCGCTTCAACACGGTGGTGCTGCCGCTGCCGGAGAGCGCCGACGCCGAGGTCGACATCGTCTCGCGCCGCGTCGACCAGATCGGCCGCTCCCTCGACCTGCCGGCCGTACCCGACGGCGTCGACGAGATCCGCCGCGTCGTCACGGTCTTCCGCGAACTGCGCGACGGCGTCACGACGGACGGCCGTACGAAGCTGAAGTCCCCCAGCGGCACGCTGTCCACCGCCGAGGCGATCTCCGTCGTCACGGGCGGACTCGCCCTCGCCGCCCACTTCGGCGACGGCGTCCTGCGCGCCTCCGACGTCGCCGCCGGCATCCTCGGCGCCGTCGTCCGCGACCCGGCCGCCGACCGTGTCGTCTGGCAGGAGTACCTGGAAGCGGTGGTGCGCGAGCGCGACGGCTGGACCGACTTCTACCGCGCCTGCCGAGAGGCGAGCGCGTGA
- the sucC gene encoding ADP-forming succinate--CoA ligase subunit beta, translating into MDLFEYQARDLFAKHGVPVLAGEVIDTPEAAREITERLGGKSVVKAQVKVGGRGKAGGVKLAATPDEAVARSTDILGMDIKGHTVHKVMIAETAPEIVEEYYVSYLLDRTNRTFLSIASVEGGMEIEEVAATRPEAVAKTPIDANVGVTPEVARGIVEAAHFPAEVADKVADILVTLWKTFIDEDALLVEVNPLAKVASGDVLALDGKVSLDENADFRHPDHEELVDHAAANPLEAAAKEKNLNYVKLDGEVGIIGNGAGLVMSTLDVVAYAGENHGGVKPANFLDIGGGASAAVMANGLEIILGDPDVKSVFVNVFGGITACDEVANGIVQALQLLADKGEEVTKPLVVRLDGNNAELGRKILSDANHPLVQRVDTMDGAADKAAELAAAK; encoded by the coding sequence GTGGACCTGTTCGAGTACCAGGCGAGGGACCTCTTCGCCAAGCACGGTGTACCGGTGCTGGCCGGTGAAGTCATCGACACGCCTGAGGCGGCGCGCGAGATCACCGAGCGGCTGGGCGGCAAGTCTGTCGTCAAGGCGCAGGTGAAGGTCGGTGGTCGAGGCAAGGCCGGCGGCGTCAAGCTCGCCGCCACCCCGGACGAGGCCGTGGCCCGTTCGACGGACATTCTCGGGATGGACATCAAGGGCCACACGGTCCACAAGGTGATGATCGCCGAGACCGCTCCGGAGATCGTCGAGGAGTACTACGTCTCCTACCTCCTCGACCGCACCAACCGCACCTTCCTCTCCATCGCCTCCGTCGAGGGCGGCATGGAGATCGAGGAGGTGGCGGCCACCCGCCCCGAGGCCGTCGCCAAGACGCCGATCGACGCCAACGTGGGTGTGACCCCCGAGGTCGCCCGTGGCATCGTCGAGGCCGCGCACTTCCCGGCCGAGGTCGCCGACAAGGTCGCCGACATCCTCGTCACGCTGTGGAAGACCTTCATCGACGAGGACGCCCTCCTCGTCGAGGTCAACCCGCTGGCGAAGGTCGCCTCCGGTGACGTCCTCGCCCTCGACGGCAAGGTCTCCCTGGACGAGAACGCGGACTTCCGCCACCCCGACCACGAGGAGCTCGTCGACCACGCGGCCGCGAACCCCCTCGAGGCCGCCGCCAAGGAGAAGAACCTCAACTACGTCAAGCTCGACGGTGAGGTCGGCATCATCGGCAACGGCGCGGGTCTCGTCATGAGCACCCTGGACGTCGTCGCGTACGCCGGTGAGAACCACGGTGGCGTCAAGCCGGCCAACTTCCTCGACATCGGTGGTGGCGCCTCCGCCGCCGTCATGGCGAACGGCCTGGAGATCATCCTCGGCGACCCGGACGTCAAGTCCGTGTTCGTCAACGTCTTCGGTGGCATCACCGCCTGCGACGAGGTCGCCAACGGCATCGTGCAGGCGCTGCAGCTGCTCGCGGACAAGGGCGAGGAAGTCACCAAGCCCCTCGTCGTCCGCCTCGACGGCAACAACGCCGAGCTGGGTCGCAAGATCCTCTCCGACGCCAACCACCCGCTGGTCCAGCGCGTGGACACCATGGACGGCGCGGCCGACAAGGCCGCCGAGCTCGCGGCTGCGAAGTAA
- a CDS encoding cobalamin B12-binding domain-containing protein has product MGAAAGPIRVVVAKPGLDGHDRGAKVIARALRDAGMEVIYTGLHQTPEQIVDTAIQEDADAIGLSILSGAHNTLFAAVIGLLRERDAEDILVFGGGIIPEADVAPLKEKGVAEIFTPGATMASIVEWVRGHARPSSGGA; this is encoded by the coding sequence ATGGGTGCGGCAGCCGGTCCGATCCGTGTGGTGGTCGCCAAACCGGGACTCGACGGCCACGATCGCGGGGCCAAGGTGATCGCGCGGGCGCTGCGCGACGCCGGTATGGAGGTCATCTACACCGGTCTCCACCAGACTCCCGAGCAGATCGTCGACACCGCGATCCAGGAGGACGCCGACGCGATCGGCCTCTCCATCCTCTCCGGCGCCCACAACACGCTCTTCGCCGCCGTCATCGGACTCCTCCGGGAGCGCGACGCCGAGGACATCCTCGTCTTCGGCGGCGGCATCATCCCCGAGGCGGACGTCGCTCCGCTCAAGGAGAAGGGGGTCGCCGAGATCTTCACGCCCGGGGCGACGATGGCGTCGATCGTGGAGTGGGTGCGGGGGCATGCGCGGCCGTCTTCGGGGGGCGCCTAG
- a CDS encoding DUF5691 domain-containing protein — MTGTSEASAGLSWEELVTTALLGTDRRTPPGAGSGREAPVALLDAAAVETVRRRAGIRPVRAAARPEPVAPDRRPPLPPAAARRLTTLLTDRPGTGGGRRGTAPDLMELLPQWLALANAHGYAAPPEALPALLDAARGRTDLRPAVLAFAGARALWLARLNQDWRFALRAAPGGGAALPGPDEPERVRRLWQEGLFAERVALLTAVRARDAASAREVLSATWPTERAEDRLMFLDTLRTGLEAADEPFLEAALGDRSRNVRATAAELLSALPESALARRMARRAAACVAVDHAGATPSVAGTPTLVVEAPHECDPGMERDGVLPKAPAGRGERSWWLGQLLEAAPLGTWPGRFGGRTPEEIVALPVADDWRSELHGAWCRAAVRQRDPGWSRALLGAPATPEAGGPGAVSLAERAKLLATLDGGERAEWVAGFIATHGLSEAFQLLGVCAVPWAPPLGRAVVDALNIARDAGSYPWSFSGVMGLAERCLDPAEAERLQSLTATPEDAEDAAPGAGGYWAEAFQRLATTLRLRATIRAELEPGSVP, encoded by the coding sequence ATGACCGGCACCTCAGAAGCTTCGGCGGGGCTCTCCTGGGAGGAACTGGTCACGACCGCGCTGCTCGGGACGGACCGGCGTACGCCGCCGGGGGCCGGTTCGGGCCGGGAGGCGCCCGTGGCCTTGCTGGACGCGGCGGCCGTGGAGACCGTGCGGCGCCGGGCGGGGATACGGCCGGTGCGGGCGGCGGCACGGCCGGAACCGGTGGCACCGGACCGCCGTCCCCCGCTGCCGCCCGCCGCGGCACGACGGCTGACGACGTTGCTCACCGACCGGCCCGGCACGGGCGGCGGACGGCGGGGCACGGCGCCCGATCTGATGGAACTCCTGCCCCAGTGGCTGGCATTGGCCAACGCACACGGTTACGCGGCGCCCCCGGAAGCTCTCCCCGCGTTGCTGGACGCGGCGCGCGGCCGTACGGATCTGCGTCCCGCCGTCCTGGCCTTCGCAGGCGCGCGGGCGCTGTGGCTGGCCCGGCTGAACCAGGACTGGCGCTTCGCGCTGCGGGCCGCCCCCGGCGGGGGCGCGGCGCTGCCGGGTCCGGACGAACCCGAGCGGGTACGGCGGCTGTGGCAGGAGGGCCTGTTCGCCGAGCGCGTCGCCCTGCTCACGGCGGTACGGGCCCGGGACGCCGCCTCGGCACGTGAGGTGCTGTCGGCCACCTGGCCGACGGAGCGGGCCGAGGACCGGCTGATGTTCCTCGACACCCTGCGTACGGGACTGGAGGCGGCGGACGAACCCTTCCTGGAGGCCGCGTTGGGCGACCGCAGCCGGAATGTGCGGGCCACGGCGGCGGAGTTGCTCTCCGCGCTGCCCGAATCGGCGCTCGCGCGGCGGATGGCGCGGCGGGCGGCGGCGTGTGTCGCCGTCGATCACGCGGGCGCCACCCCGTCGGTCGCCGGGACCCCCACACTCGTCGTCGAGGCCCCGCACGAGTGCGACCCGGGCATGGAACGCGACGGCGTGCTGCCCAAGGCCCCGGCCGGACGGGGCGAACGCTCCTGGTGGCTGGGCCAGTTGCTGGAGGCGGCACCGCTCGGGACCTGGCCGGGGCGGTTCGGCGGGCGTACACCGGAGGAGATCGTGGCGCTGCCGGTCGCGGACGACTGGCGGAGCGAGCTGCACGGGGCGTGGTGCCGGGCGGCGGTGCGGCAGCGCGATCCCGGGTGGTCACGGGCGCTGCTGGGGGCGCCCGCCACTCCGGAGGCCGGCGGGCCGGGGGCGGTGTCCCTGGCCGAACGGGCGAAGCTGCTGGCGACCTTGGACGGCGGCGAACGGGCCGAGTGGGTGGCGGGGTTCATCGCCACCCACGGCTTGTCCGAGGCGTTTCAGCTGCTCGGGGTGTGCGCGGTGCCGTGGGCTCCACCGCTGGGGCGGGCCGTGGTGGACGCGCTCAACATCGCCCGGGACGCCGGCAGTTATCCCTGGAGCTTCAGCGGGGTGATGGGCCTGGCGGAGCGCTGCCTGGACCCCGCGGAGGCGGAGCGGCTCCAGTCGCTGACGGCCACGCCCGAGGACGCGGAGGATGCGGCACCGGGGGCGGGCGGCTACTGGGCCGAGGCGTTCCAGCGGCTCGCGACGACGCTGCGGCTGCGGGCGACGATACGGGCCGAGTTGGAACCGGGGAGCGTGCCGTAG
- a CDS encoding DUF5682 family protein — translation MAESGVTTRAGAESPEGAGALGGTGARAAGGPLLLGVRHHGPGSARAVRAALEAARPRVVLIEGPPEADGLIALAADEEMRPPVALLAHAVDEPGRCSFWPFAEFSPEWVALKWALAQGVPARFIDLPATHTLARAETEEPETEEPESGEPESGEAESEVVRGDPLGALAEAAGYDDAERWWEDVVEHRGTGGDAFAPFTVLEEAMGALREVYGTGGRDRDPAREAYMRLQLRAAQKEFGDDGVAVVCGAWHVPALREKRTVAADRALLKGLPKVRTDMTWVPWTNRRLARAGGYGAGIDSPGWYGHLFGAPDRPVERWLTKVAGLLREEDRIVSSAHVIEAVRLAGTLAAMRGRPLPGLTETTDAVRAVMCDGSDVPLSLVRDRLIVGDVLGEVPESAPAVPLQRDLTRLQRRLRLKPEALEREVELDLRKENDAERSRLLHRLRLLGVGWGEPTASRGSTGTFRETWRLRWEPELSVRIAEAGIWGTTVLSATTAKAEADAVTARSLADITGLAEHCLLAGLPNALPVVMRVLADRAALDADVGHLAQALPALVRSLRYGDVRATDTRALAEVAAGLAERVFVGLPPACAALDTEAAQEMRRHVDAVHGAVGLLGETAPEAPTAPSGGSGAGAAAGTGARSGTRGRWHSVLHILSGRDTVPGVIRGRAVRLLLDDGELAQDEAARLMGLVLSPGTAPADAAAWIEGFVGGGSGGGMLLVHDERLLGLVDAWLTGVPGDAFTDVLPLLRRTFAAYEPGVRRTLGELVRRGPARRSGAAATGSGGIPGYADDLDGDRADAVLPVVRLLLGLDDEGRATADASGLVADDNDLVGVAG, via the coding sequence ATGGCGGAGTCCGGGGTGACGACGCGCGCCGGGGCAGAGAGCCCCGAAGGCGCGGGGGCGCTCGGCGGGACAGGGGCTCGCGCCGCCGGCGGGCCGTTGCTGCTGGGTGTGCGGCATCACGGGCCCGGGTCCGCGCGGGCCGTGCGGGCCGCGCTGGAGGCGGCCCGGCCCCGGGTCGTGCTCATCGAGGGGCCGCCGGAGGCGGACGGGCTGATCGCGCTGGCCGCCGACGAGGAGATGCGGCCGCCGGTCGCGCTGCTCGCCCACGCGGTCGACGAACCGGGCCGGTGCTCCTTCTGGCCGTTCGCGGAGTTCTCCCCGGAGTGGGTGGCGCTCAAGTGGGCCCTCGCCCAGGGCGTTCCGGCCCGCTTCATCGACCTTCCGGCGACCCACACACTGGCCCGGGCGGAGACCGAGGAGCCGGAGACCGAGGAGCCGGAGAGCGGGGAGCCGGAGAGCGGGGAAGCGGAGAGCGAGGTGGTCCGGGGTGATCCGCTCGGCGCGCTCGCCGAGGCCGCCGGATATGACGATGCCGAGCGGTGGTGGGAGGACGTGGTCGAGCACCGGGGGACGGGCGGGGACGCCTTCGCGCCGTTCACCGTGCTGGAGGAGGCCATGGGCGCGCTCCGTGAGGTGTACGGGACCGGGGGCCGCGACCGGGATCCGGCGCGCGAGGCGTACATGCGGTTGCAACTGCGCGCCGCGCAGAAGGAGTTCGGGGACGACGGCGTGGCCGTGGTGTGCGGGGCCTGGCATGTGCCCGCCCTGCGCGAGAAGCGGACCGTGGCCGCCGACCGGGCGCTGCTGAAGGGGCTGCCCAAGGTCAGGACCGACATGACCTGGGTGCCCTGGACCAACCGGAGGCTCGCCCGGGCCGGTGGCTACGGCGCGGGCATCGACTCACCCGGCTGGTACGGACACCTGTTCGGCGCGCCCGACCGTCCCGTGGAGCGCTGGCTGACCAAGGTCGCGGGGCTGCTGCGCGAGGAGGACCGGATCGTCTCCTCCGCCCATGTCATCGAGGCGGTGCGGCTGGCCGGGACACTCGCCGCGATGCGCGGGCGCCCGCTGCCGGGCCTGACCGAGACCACCGACGCCGTACGGGCGGTGATGTGCGACGGCTCGGACGTACCGCTGTCGCTGGTGCGGGACCGGCTGATCGTCGGCGACGTTCTGGGGGAGGTGCCCGAGTCGGCGCCGGCGGTGCCGCTGCAGCGGGACCTCACCCGGCTCCAGCGGCGGCTGCGGCTCAAGCCGGAGGCGCTGGAGCGGGAGGTGGAGCTGGACCTGCGGAAGGAGAACGACGCGGAGCGCAGCCGGCTGCTGCACCGGCTCCGGCTGCTCGGCGTCGGCTGGGGCGAGCCGACGGCCTCGCGCGGCAGCACGGGCACGTTCCGGGAGACCTGGCGGCTGCGCTGGGAGCCGGAGCTGTCGGTGCGGATCGCCGAGGCCGGGATCTGGGGGACCACGGTGCTCTCCGCGACGACCGCCAAGGCCGAGGCGGACGCCGTCACGGCCCGGTCGCTCGCCGACATCACCGGCCTCGCCGAACACTGCCTCCTGGCCGGACTCCCCAACGCCCTGCCCGTGGTGATGCGCGTGCTCGCCGACCGCGCCGCCCTCGACGCCGACGTGGGCCACCTCGCCCAGGCGCTCCCGGCCCTGGTCCGCTCCCTCCGCTACGGCGACGTCCGCGCCACCGACACCCGGGCGCTCGCCGAGGTCGCCGCCGGGCTCGCCGAGCGTGTCTTCGTCGGCCTGCCGCCCGCGTGCGCCGCGCTCGACACCGAGGCGGCCCAGGAGATGCGCCGCCATGTGGACGCCGTGCACGGGGCGGTGGGCCTGCTCGGCGAGACCGCCCCGGAGGCCCCCACGGCACCGTCCGGCGGAAGCGGGGCCGGCGCGGCGGCAGGGACGGGCGCCAGGAGCGGGACACGGGGCCGCTGGCACTCGGTGCTCCACATCCTCTCCGGGCGGGACACGGTGCCCGGGGTGATCCGGGGCCGGGCCGTACGACTCCTGCTGGACGACGGGGAGTTGGCGCAGGACGAGGCGGCGCGGCTCATGGGGCTCGTGCTGTCGCCGGGCACGGCACCGGCGGACGCGGCGGCGTGGATCGAGGGGTTCGTCGGCGGCGGCTCCGGCGGCGGCATGCTGCTCGTGCACGACGAGCGCCTCCTCGGCCTGGTGGACGCCTGGCTGACCGGGGTGCCCGGGGACGCGTTCACGGACGTACTGCCGTTGCTGCGGCGGACGTTCGCGGCGTACGAGCCGGGGGTGCGGCGGACGCTCGGCGAGCTGGTGCGGCGCGGGCCGGCGCGGCGGAGCGGGGCGGCGGCCACCGGATCCGGCGGCATACCGGGCTACGCCGACGACCTCGACGGCGACCGCGCGGACGCGGTGCTGCCGGTGGTGCGGCTGCTGCTGGGCCTGGACGACGAGGGGCGGGCGACCGCCGACGCGAGCGGCCTCGTGGCCGACGACAACGACCTTGTGGGGGTGGCGGGATGA